Proteins encoded in a region of the Triplophysa rosa linkage group LG6, Trosa_1v2, whole genome shotgun sequence genome:
- the evx2 gene encoding homeobox even-skipped homolog protein 2, translating into MRIRSATSHLSTSPGILDFFLHDFMMERIRKEMILMERGLHSPVAGKRHSNLSESAGNAVLEALENSQHASGRLSPRITSASLHGNLGDIPSKGKFEIDSLFGNHHGSDNTSSMEISSSESRKKINHYPEVSPDSDMNSDVEVGCPSHRSPGSVSQQKENNSKGYSDSNSGTSNSLSSLSNLNGNSIGNSSSSSADQVRRYRTAFTREQIGRLEKEFYRENYVSRPRRCELAAALNLPETTIKVWFQNRRMKDKRQRLAMSWPHPADPSFYTYMMTHAAATGSLPYPFHSHMPLHYYPHVGVTAAAAAAAASGAASSPFATSIRPLDTFRALSHPYSRPELLCSFRHPGLYQSPPGLNSSAAAAAAAAAAAAAVSAPSATGPCSCLSCHSSQAASALGSRGASSDFICTATGQRSESGFLPYSAAVLSKTAVPSPDQREESALNR; encoded by the exons ATGCGGATTAGATCCGCCACCAGTCATCTGAGTACCAGCCCTgggattttggatttttttctgcACGACTTCATGATGGAGAGGATAAGAAAGGAAATGATTCTGATGGAAAGGGGACTACACAGTCCAGTGGCAGGCAAGAGACACTCCAACCTTTCTGAGTCGGCCGGGAACGCGGTGCTTGAGGCCCTGGAAAATTCTCAGCACGCCTCGGGTCGCCTCAGCCCGAGAATAACTTCCGCCTCTCTGCATGGCAATCTCGGAGATATCCCCAGCAAAGGCAAATTCGAGATCGACAGCCTATTCGGAAACCACCACGGCAGCGACAATACCTCATCCATGGAAATCTCGTCCTCTGAAAGCAGGAAGAAAATAAATCACTATCCCGAAGTTTCTCCAGACTCCGACATGAACAGCGATGTGGAGGTGGGCTGCCCGTCTCACCGTTCGCCGGGAAGCGTCAGCCagcagaaagaaaacaacagcaAAG GTTACTCGGACAGTAATTCAGGAACCTCAAACAGTTTATCGTCTCTCTCCAATCTTAATGGTAATTCCATCGGTAACTCCAGCAGCTCGAGCGCGGACCAAGTGAGAAGATATCGGACTGCCTTTACCCGAGAACAAATTGGAAGATTGGAGAAggaattttacagggaaaactaCGTCTCAAGGCCCAGGAGATGTGAACTGGCCGCAGCGTTAAACCTACCCGAAACAACAATAAAG GTGTGGTTTCAAAACCGGCGAATGAAGGACAAGCGGCAGCGCCTGGCCATGTCCTGGCCACATCCCGCCGATCCCAGCTTCTACACCTATATGATGACGCATGCAGCCGCCACCGGAAGTCTGCCATACCCTTTCCATTCCCACATGCCACTACACTACTACCCCCATGTAGGTGTCACGGCAGCAGCTGCTGCGGCAGCCGCCTCAGGAGCCGCTTCTTCACCTTTTGCTACCTCTATTCGTCCCCTCGATACCTTCCGTGCTCTCTCTCATCCCTACTCGCGTCCAGAGCTGTTGTGTAGCTTCCGACACCCAGGACTATACCAGTCACCCCCAGGCTTAAACAGCTCTGCGGCGGCAGCAGCAGCGGCTGCTGCGGCGGCAGCGGCGGTCAGCGCACCGTCGGCCACGGGACCGTGCTCGTGTCTCAGCTGCCACAGCAGTCAGGCGGCCAGTGCACTGGGCTCCAGGGGCGCCAGCTCTGATTTCATCTGTACGGCGACCGGGCAGAGGTCCGAGAGCGGATTTTTGCCATACTCAGCGGCGGTTCTGAGCAAAACTGCGGTGCCCTCACCAGACCAGAGAGAAGAAAGCGCACTCAATAGATAG